A genomic segment from Desulfurella amilsii encodes:
- a CDS encoding hydroxyacid-oxoacid transhydrogenase, with protein MSLSYVSPNDTVFTVRNVQVKFGEGVASEVGYETKRMGAKKVLIVTDKNISKSTDILSTIKDSLEKSGVGFDVFDSSPVEPIDTAFMKGLESIKGSTYDGFIGVGGGSSIDTAKMLNLYTTYPTQDFKDYVAPPTGLGKTIPGPLKPLIAIPTTAGTGSENTPVAIVDLEKEKLKVGISHQYLLPSLALLDPVLTVTLSSYYTASTGMDALLHSIEAYTSLPFYARKRPDSPDKRPVYIGANPVSDLFVEKSIELVGKYLRRACHNPYDLEARTNMLLAAHLGGAFGTEKRGQDRKKGEKGDRLLYSIFYFFFGLTFRFMVDSKPNTFLILACHFLPI; from the coding sequence ATGAGTTTATCGTATGTTTCTCCAAACGATACAGTCTTTACGGTTAGAAACGTTCAGGTAAAATTTGGTGAAGGCGTTGCAAGTGAAGTGGGCTATGAGACAAAAAGGATGGGTGCAAAAAAAGTTCTTATAGTAACGGATAAAAATATAAGCAAAAGCACAGATATACTGTCTACAATAAAAGACAGTCTGGAAAAATCGGGCGTAGGCTTTGATGTGTTTGACTCCTCGCCTGTCGAGCCTATAGATACTGCTTTTATGAAAGGCTTAGAATCAATTAAAGGCAGTACTTACGATGGTTTTATTGGTGTAGGCGGTGGCTCATCTATAGATACAGCCAAAATGCTTAATCTATACACTACCTACCCAACGCAAGACTTTAAAGACTATGTGGCGCCACCAACAGGACTTGGAAAAACCATACCAGGACCACTAAAACCTCTTATTGCTATCCCTACGACAGCAGGCACAGGCAGTGAAAATACGCCTGTTGCTATAGTGGATCTAGAAAAAGAAAAGTTAAAGGTAGGTATATCCCATCAATACTTGCTGCCAAGCCTTGCTTTACTTGACCCTGTTTTAACTGTAACACTATCTAGTTATTACACTGCTTCTACCGGCATGGATGCACTGCTGCACTCTATAGAAGCCTATACAAGTCTGCCGTTTTATGCAAGAAAAAGACCAGACTCGCCCGATAAAAGGCCAGTCTATATTGGTGCAAACCCAGTATCGGATTTGTTTGTAGAAAAAAGCATTGAGCTTGTTGGAAAGTACCTAAGGAGAGCTTGCCATAACCCCTATGATCTAGAAGCAAGGACCAATATGCTCTTGGCTGCTCATTTGGGTGGTGCATTTGGGACCGAAAAAAGGGGACAGGACCGGAAAAAGGGGGAAAAAGGGGACAGGCTACTTTATTCTATCTTCTATTTCTTTTTTGGTCTTACATTTCGCTTTATGGTTGATTCCAAGCCAAATACTTTTTTGATTCTTGCTTGCCATTTTTTACCTATATAA
- a CDS encoding tartrate dehydrogenase: protein MEKFKIAVIPGDGIGQEVVPAGIKVLNKTAEVFGNFAFKFEEFEWNCEYYIKNGKMMPDDGIEILKNYDSIFLGAVGHPKVPDHVSLWGLLLPIRRKFEEYANVRPVKLFEGIKSPLCNKKPENIDFVVVRENNEGEYSDMGGRIYQHSDREIVIQESVFTKYGVERIIKYAFEYAKMHGRKKVTSATKSNGINFTMPFWDEIFLETSKAYPDIETSKFHIDALVAKFVTNPEYFDVVVGSNLFGDILSDLGPAIAGSLGIAPSANLNPDKKFPSMFEPVHGSAPDIAGKGIANPIGQIWSGSLMLEHFGFKEAASIIVKAIEKTIKDGICTPDLGGKYKTNDVTESICNKIE from the coding sequence ATGGAAAAGTTTAAGATTGCAGTTATACCGGGTGATGGTATAGGTCAAGAGGTAGTACCTGCAGGGATAAAGGTTCTTAATAAAACAGCGGAAGTTTTTGGTAACTTTGCTTTTAAATTTGAAGAATTTGAATGGAATTGTGAATATTATATAAAAAATGGAAAAATGATGCCGGATGATGGGATTGAGATATTAAAGAATTACGATTCAATATTTTTAGGTGCAGTAGGTCACCCAAAAGTACCAGACCACGTTTCATTATGGGGATTGCTCTTACCCATAAGAAGGAAATTTGAGGAGTATGCAAATGTCCGACCTGTTAAATTATTTGAAGGCATCAAATCTCCCCTTTGTAATAAAAAGCCAGAGAATATTGACTTTGTTGTTGTTAGAGAAAACAACGAAGGAGAGTATTCTGATATGGGTGGCAGAATATATCAGCATTCTGACAGGGAGATTGTTATTCAAGAATCTGTGTTTACTAAATATGGTGTTGAACGTATAATAAAATATGCTTTTGAGTATGCAAAAATGCATGGTAGAAAAAAGGTAACATCTGCAACTAAGTCTAATGGAATTAACTTTACAATGCCATTTTGGGATGAAATTTTCCTTGAAACTAGCAAAGCTTATCCTGATATTGAAACGAGCAAATTCCATATTGATGCTTTAGTTGCAAAGTTTGTGACTAATCCAGAATACTTTGATGTAGTTGTTGGAAGTAATCTTTTCGGAGATATATTGTCAGATTTGGGACCTGCTATAGCAGGCAGCTTAGGTATCGCTCCGTCAGCTAACTTAAATCCCGATAAGAAATTTCCATCAATGTTTGAGCCAGTACATGGTTCAGCACCAGATATAGCAGGAAAAGGTATAGCAAATCCTATAGGTCAAATTTGGAGTGGATCGTTAATGCTTGAACATTTTGGATTCAAAGAAGCTGCTTCAATAATAGTAAAGGCCATAGAAAAAACCATTAAAGATGGTATTTGCACTCCAGACCTTGGTGGTAAATACAAAACAAATGATGTAACGGAAAGTATTTGCAATAAAATTGAATGA